Genomic DNA from Candidatus Hydrogenedentota bacterium:
GGGGAGACGGGGGAGACGGGGGAGACGGGGGAGACGGGGGAGAGGTTATTCAAAGAAACCGACCCCGGACGGGATGGTGGCGGTCATGGACAGATTTTTGGATGCGGCGCATGCGGTGTTTCCGTTAGACTGTCCCCGGCGGGAAAGCCCGCCGAGAGGAGTGACGATGCCTGTGCTTTCCTGGCTGGCCGACGCCGTCCGGAGCGCTTTTGGCGCCCCGCTGTATACGGTGCTGCCCCTGGCGGCGATTTTCATCGCCGCGGCGGGGGCGGCGGTGGCGCGGCCCGCCGTGAAACAGTTGACCGGCGGCGCCGGAAACGCCCTGGCGCGGGGGTTTCTGATGGCGCTTCTGGCGGTGACGGGGCTTCTGGCGGTGGAGAATTACCGGGCCACGGACTATTACCGCTACGGCTCCTACCTGAACGCCTACGAGTTCTACCACTACTACCTCGGAGCGAAGTACGCCCGCGAGGTGGGCTATACCCGGCTTTATGCCGCGACCCTCATCGCGGACGAGGAGACGGGGCTGAAGTGGTCCCACAGTTCCAAGACCATCCGCGACCTCTCCACCGGCGGCTATGTGAACGCGGAGACGGTCCTGCGCGACCGGGACACGGTGAAGGCGCATTTCACGCCGGAGCGCTGGGAGGAGTTCAAGAAGGATGTCCAGTGGTTCAAGGACCCCGAACGGCTGATTTCCTCGCGGTGGAACACGGTCATCCGGGACAAGGGGTACAACGGCACGCCCGTGTGGAGCATGGTCGCGGGGGGGATTCTCGCCAACAGCATCCCGACCTCCAGCCCGGCTGGCATGATGTTTCTGGCGCTGCTGGACCCGCTGCTCATCCTGCTGGCCATGGCGGCGGTGGTGTGGGCATTCGGGCCGCGCGCGGCGCTCTATCTGGTCATTTTGCTGGGCACGCATTACATGATGAAGTGGTGGCACATGAAGGGGGCGTTCCTCCGGACGGACTGGGCGATGTGCGCCGTCATCTCGGTGTGTCTGATGAAGAAGAAACACCACGGCGCGGCGGGCGCGCTGCTGGCCTGGTCCGTGCTCTCCCGCATTTTCCCCGCCGTGCTGCTGTTCGGGCCGGGTGTGAAACTGCTGGCGCAGTCGCTGGACTTTCAGGCGGGGGAGAGCCGGCCCCTCCGGGAAAAGCTGGACGCGCGGTTCACGGGCGGGCGGAGACGGGTTTTCCTCGCCGGACTGGCCGTGCCGGCGCTTCTCTCCGCCGCGGCGGTGCTGCGTCTCGTGAACGAGGCGGTGATCCCCTGGCTGGCCTCGCCGGACCACACCCTTTCCCTGCTGCTCCTGCCGCCGGGGGGCGGCGCGCTCCAAATCTTGGCGCACGCCTGGGGGCTGCTCACCGTGGCCGCCCTGGGCGCCGTGGCCGCCGTGAGCGCCGTGCGTGGCTGGTGGACGGGCCGGATGGACCGCCGCTGGCTGCGCTTCTTCGCGGGATTCGCCGTGGCCGCCGGGCTCCTGCTGGGGGCCTCCGCTTTCCACTGGCGCGGCACGGGCTTATGGCAGGAGTACGCCACAAAAATCGGGGACCACAACCGGGGCATCAGCGAGTGGCGCGTGGGCTACAAGTACGTGTTCATGGCCGAGTGGCCCGCCAACATGAGCTTCACGGCCAAGGCCCCGAAGGAGTGGACCCCGCGCCTGAACCCGGCGTCCTACAACCAAAACCAGACCGCCTGGTGGTCCGTCCAACTGCTGGTGCTGGGCGCGGCCCTGCTGGGGGCGTGGTTTTTGCGGGACCACCGCGCCTACGTGCTGGGTTTTGCGCCCCTGTTCTTCCTCGCCTCGCCCACCTACTACTACCACATCATGCTGCTGATACCCATGCTGTTTTTCGTCGAGCGGCCGGAGTCGCCCCCGCACCTTCTGGGCGCGGCCATGATGCTGCTCTCCGGCATGTCCGGGTACGCGTTTTACGGCCTGTGGCGGCAGCAGTACGGCACCTATTACTGGCTTTCCGTGGAGGTGATGGTCATCGCCCTGTACATGCTGGTGCTGGTATGGTCCGAGGGGCTGGCCCGGTTGACGGAGCGGCGGGAGAAAGCGGCGCAGGCGGTGTCTCCCTGAGAAATCCCCCCCGCGAAACACTTGCGCACTCAGCGTGATGGGAGGAATGGAGCAAAAGGGACAAAAGGGACAAAAGGGACGAATGGGACAAAAGGGACGGATGGGAAATGTATTTTTCACAATCAACGGCTGAGACGGGGAAGCAGCGCCTTCCAAAGCAGCACATTTTTCCATGGCCGGGACGGCCATGCCACGGGGCGCGGATTTTTTTTCATGGCCGGGACGGCCATGCCACGCCTACAGCCCCACGTCGCCGCCGCCCATGTCGCCGGTGTCGGGGAGGTTTTCCTGGTAGACCTCGACGCCCCGCTCGTCCCGGAGCATCTGCATCATTTTTCCGATGATGAGGGGCGCGGCGAGGGCGGGTTTGGCCTCGTCCAGGGTGAGCCCGCGCGCGGGCTTGTGATCGAGGACCCGGAGGACCATGTAGGCGTCGGGCATGTTGACCGACTGGGTGCGGCCCTGCGCGTCCATGGCCATCTGCTGGTAGGCGGGCAGGTAGACCGGGCCGAGTATGGCCCCCTGCGTGGTGCCCGAGGCGGTGTCCCAGAAGCCCCGGAACCGCTCGAGTGCGGGGTTGTTCTGGATGGCGGACTCGATCACATACCCGATGTTGTCCTGCCGGCTCTGCGCGATGAACTCCTCGACGAGCGCGTCGAAGGACTCTCCGGCGTCCAGTCGGGCGCGCACCCGCGCGGCGCGGGCCGAAGCCTCGGGCAGGGCGGAGGGGAAACGAATGGCGAGAAAGGTGATCTCCTCGAGGGACTGGAGGGAGTCCCCGGCAAAGCGGTACTCGCGCTCGAACTCCTCGTCGCTGATCTTGATGCGGCCCTCCTTGAAGGCCTCGACGCCGAGGAACTGCACCGCCTGGTCGCCCAGCAGGCGGCTCATCACCATGTCGGTGCCGTCCTCGATGTTCTGCTTCATGTAGCGCAGCCGTTCGGGGGTCAGGTCGTAGACCTTCATGAGGGGTGTGACGCTGCCGTCCGCCGGTATCTCCATGTTCCACATGGAGCGGAGGTGGTCCGCCTCGTCGCCGCTCTGCTGAAAATAGGCCTCGCGGGCCTGCTCGCGGTCCACGTCAATCTTGCCCTCCCCCTTCAACTGGCGTCCCAGGGGGAGTTTAATCCGCTCGTCAATGTGGCGGTTCAGGACTCGGAGGAGGTCGCCGCGGGTGGCGATTTTTGGGCGGTCCGTGTCCGCCATTTCGCGGATGAGCTTGAACAGGTCGCCGCGGGTGATGTAGGTGTCCCCGATTTTCGCCACGCGGATGCGGTCCTTGTCCACCAGGCGGCCGCAGCCGCCCATCCAGGGCGTGAGCGCGGCCAGAACGGCCAAGGCGCACAGGGCGGCGCGGGGGGAGAGTGCAGGGCGCATGTCCGGCTCCTTCTGATTTTCCAAGGGGACTATGGTAGCATAGGCCCGGTCGCCGCGAAAACAGCAACCAGGGCCCTCGCGGCCAACATGGGGACGCGCATCGTGTGGCTGTATCTGTCGTTCATGGGACTGCTCTCGGCAGTGCTTTTTTTGTGGCTGTTGCTGGCCTTCCACGGGGATGACCGGCAGTAGCCCTCACGGCATCCGCTGAACCTGGTGCCAGAAGGAGACGGTGCACTGGGGGTGGGCGGTCTGCTCCGCCACGGGGCGCATCACCACCGTGCAGGGGTCCGGGAAGCCGCCGTGCCGGTAGGTCAGGCGGAGCCGGGGACCGGACTGGAGGGGCGATTCGGGGGACTTCTCAAAGAAGATTTGCCTTTGCGCGGGCGAGGGGGGAGGCCCTTCAAAGGAAGTTTCTGGGTCTAACTCCTCACCTCCGGGCACCAGCAACACGTTGTTGTCGTAGGGTTCTCCGTGAAACATGGGGTCATAATGGTCATCCACCCCCATCAGCCAGGGTCCGTAAAATATAGCCAACTCTTTTGGGGTGTCGGCGGGCAGATCGTTGAGCGTGTATTCATTGTTTTGCCGGTCCAAAAAACGGAATGCGCAGTCCATATAAATTGCAAATTTGCCAGTTTTAGGCATGATGGTGGTTGGCATGCTCTCCATATTGGGAAGACCTTTTCGCATAAAAAAATCGATACTACCTTCTGGACCTTCCTGCACTGGCAGGGCACTGGGGACGTGTCTCTCGCTGCCTTTGATCCAATAGGGGTCACGCCACACTATCAGGGTTTCAGTTTCGGGAGCCTTTTCCATGGTCACGCGGAAAGCCAGTTCAGGTTTACCCTCCCTGTGGGGAATGCGCTCAATAAGCAGCACCGTGCCGCCGACCTCCCAGCGCCCCTCCATCCATAGATTGATCTGAATACCTGCCATTTCCCGGCCTTGAAACTCCTTTTTAACGGGGGTAACCACCGCGTCCATCACGTCGCGGAAGGCGCGGTGGCCGTGCATGGTACAGCACCACCAGGCGCGGCCCGCTCCGGGGTGTCCGACATAACCCCGTCCGTCATAGCAACGGTGGCCGAAGTCGCCCGTCTCGAACTGGTTCGCGCCAAAGATGTTATAGAGGCAAAGTTCCGCCTGGTTGAGGTACTGGATGTCGTCCGTGGCCTTCCAGAGCTGGAGACACAGGCGCAGGAAGTCCGCCTCGGAGCAGCCCTCGTCCCGGTTGTAGTCGGGCTTGAAGTATTCGAGGAGGCCGCCGTTGAGCATCACCGCGCCGGAGTCCAGCAGGTCCTGGTAACGGGCTTTGACGGCGTCGAGCAGGGCGGTCTCGCCGGTGGACTCGTAAATCATCATGTGGCCGCGCAGGGTGGTGAGGTAGCCGTGGGTGTGCTGGTCGCCGCGGGTTTCGAGGAGGGGCTCCATCTTCCGCGCCGTGTCCCGGTACTGCCCGTTGCCCGTGGCGCGGGCCAGCAGCTCCAGCCCCTCGTTGAACTGGGTGAAGCAGATGAAGCCGTTGGCGGCCTTGCCGCGCAGCCGCTCGATGACTTCCGGCTTGGCGCAGTCGTCAAAGACCCGGAGCAGGAAATCGCCGAGCCGCACGGCGGCCTCGAGCGCCTCCTTTTTCTCCGGGAAGCGCTGGTGGTACTCCAGCAACCCCACGAGCAGGCGGCCGTTGCCCCACAGCAGGGCCATCTGTTCCGGTCCCACATCGGCGGCGGCGAAGGAGAGGGACTCCTTCCCGAAACGCCCGTCGGGCCGCTGGTGTTTGAGCAGCTCGGCGACGAGACGGTGCAGCCAGGCATCGTCCTCCGCGCCGTTGGACATCATGGACACGGCGCCGATGAAGCGGCCCGAGATGTCGCCGCTGAACTCGTCAAAGCGGCGGGGATAGGCGGGGTCCAGCTTCACGTCCGCCAGGATGAAGTCATCCGAGAAGGCGGGCTCCGTCACTTGCGTGAAGCGCTGGTGCGCCAGGTTGATGCGGGCGGCGAACTCCCCCGCAGGTTGCCCCTGGGCCGCAATTCCCCACAGGCATAGGCAAAGGGACAGGACCACAATGCGTGACATGGCGTTCTCTCCTTCATTATTGGTTGGTCACCGGCGGCGGTGACCAAGGGGTTCCGAGACAGAAGGGACATAAGGGACATAAGGGACATAAGTGACGCGGCGCGATGTTTGGGTTTGACCAAGGCAACGGCGTCCGGTGTGGTGACCGGTCCAGGGCCAACAGTCCCGCAGGCAGTGGGGAGAAGACAAACACAACCGGTGATGCATTGCCGCACGGTTCACTCCCTCCGCAGCGCCTTGATCAGTTCGAGGAGGCGACCCTCGGTCTGATAAAAGCGCGGTTCCCCTTTCTTGTCCAGCAGCACGGTGTGTGGAATGGCGACGATGCCATAGCCGGTGAAGGTCACAAAGGGGTCGGCGTCTCGCCCCACGGGGAAGCGCACGTCGAGCCTGCCGAGATACTCCTGAATTTCGTCCGCCTCGCTGCTGGCGTCGTGAATGCCCAGCACGAGCACGTCCCCCGCCCCCTGGTACGCGTCATAAACGGCGCGCAGCTCCGCCAGTTGCGCCATGGCGAAGGGGCTGTTGTCGAAGCCGCCCCAAAAATGCAGCACCACGACTTTCCCCCGGAGCGCGTCCAGGCTGAGGGGCTGGGTGTTGAACCAGTCGGAACACTCGACGGCCGGGGCCGGTTTTCCCAGGAGGGGGCTGAGGTTGTTTCGGGCAAGGTCGGCGGGGCGCTCTGACAGGTCCGGATCGAAGGGTTCGAGGGTGATTTCCACCCCGCCCGTCTGGTCCATTCTGACCGTGAAGTCCTTGCGCAGGAACCGCAGGGTGTGCTCGGCGCGGAACGTCACGGTGTTCTGGTCCGGCTGGTAGTCCAGCCGGATTTCAAAGCGCCCCTCCGGGTTGGAGAGGAAGCGGACGGGGGAGGGGAGGTCAAGGGAGGTGACGATGACGCGCCCCTCTTCGGGGGTTCCTTCAGGCAGGACGGCGCGGCCCGCGAAGCGGGGCAGCTCTTTCAGGCGGATGTCCGGCAGGCGCACTTTCATGGCGTCGCCGAACTGCACGGGAATCCTGGGGAGGTCCTCCGTGCGGAATCCGGGCGGCGGCGCCAGCAGGAGTTCGCCGTCGGGGACGCCCACGCGGAGCCGGAAGGCGCCCCGGTCGTCGGTGAAGGTCTCCTCATAGAGGACGCCGCCCACGCGGTAGCCCAGCCGCATGCCGGGGCAGGGGGTCCTGTCCGGCAGGAGCACCCGGCCCTCGAGGTCGCGGGGCGCGAGCATGGCCAGGTCCTGGACCGCCCCCCCCTCCTTCACATCCACGGACACGGGGGCCGGTGAGGCGTGGTCCGGGTGCCGCGCCGTCATCCAATAGGGCCCGTCGGGCACCCGCGTGTTGTAGAAACCCTCGGGGTCGGTCAGCACCTCGGCCGCCTCGCGCTGGCCCTCGACTCCAGTCTGGAAAATGGAGACCCGGGCCGCCGCGACCCCCGCGCCGTCAACGCCGGTGACGCGTCCCCGGACGGGGATTCCCTCGTAGAGCTGGATGTCGCGGCGCCGGTCCTGCACGGGCAGATAGGCCACGCTCGAATCCGCGTACTTGATGTGGGCCATGACCAGTTTCACGAAACCGCCGGGCGGCACGGCGGGAATGTCCAGTTCCCCCTTGTCATTGGTGCGCAGGGAGGGAAAGCCCTCGGGGACCAAGTCCTCGACGGGCACGGAGAAGGTGTCCGAAATGACCATGCTGCGCACCCGCGCGCCGGGCACGGGGACAAACTCGCGGTTGGTGACGCGCAGGGGCAGTGTGGCGGCGGGGGTCAGGACCAGTTCCAGGTCCCGGTTCTGTGTGAGCAGCCCCGTGCTTCCCGCCAGGGCGTGCCCCTCCTTCAGCACCACCAGTTCTGTCGGCGCCACGGAGAGGTCCGCCACGCCGAAGCGTCCGGCCTCGTCCGTGCGGGTGCGGCGCACCCGCCGGTCCTGGGTCACCCAGACCTCCGCCCCGGCCACGGGCTGTCCTTCGCCGTCACGCACGGTCCCGGACAGGGAAAGGGGCGCGGCGAGGACCGGGACGCAGGGGCAGAGCAGGCAGAGGAGCACAAGCGCGTTGGTCATGGCGCGCGGGCGGGGCTTCCACATGGGGCGGGGGTCCTTCATGTCATCGCGGCGCGGCAAGGCTGCGCAGCGGGGGGAGTCCGAAAGTTCTGAGGGTCACCTTTCCGTCGGGGTCCACCAGGAGGGTGCCCGCCGGGTCCGGGGCGCTTCCGGCATACACCGGCAGGGGCGCGTCGGTGCAGGAGTATCCCCCCCGCACCACCACGGCGGCGTCCCATTTCGACTGCAAATTCGCGGAGACCAGCGCGCCGTGAAGGCCCTCGATGGCGGCGCCCGCCTCGTGGGCCTCGCAGTACACCACCACCGCCGGGCGCGCCCCGCCCGCAGGCGCCGCGCCGCAGAGGAGCCGGTTCTTCCGCCAGTCCACCTTTTGCGGGGGCGCCGTACCGGCGCGCGCCGCGCCCTCTGCGAGGGTGATGCTGTCCAGTTCCTTCGCCGCGGCGGGCGCCAGATTAAACGGCATGCCCTCCCCCTGGGCCGAGCCGCCGCCGTAGGCCGCACAGTGCTGGGGCACGCCGGGGACGACCGCGTTCCACCGGAACGCGCCGTCCGGGCCGGTCACCGTGCGCCACAGCAGCAGCGGGTCGTTTTCCGGGCTGTCCGGATACACCGCGCCGACAATGATATTGGGCAACGGGGCGCCCTTTCCGTCCACCACCCTGCCCGAGACCGAGGCCAGGGGCAGCAGTTTCACGGCGGCTCCGGCGGCGTCGCTTCGGGCGAGGGAGAAGACCGCCCCGGAGGGTTTGCCGGGGTGCTCGACCAGGCCGACGATGCGTCCGTCGGGCGGCAGGTTTGCGATGCGTATTTCCGCCCAGCCGTCCGCGCCGCTCGCGAGCCAGCCGAACTGGCGCGGGCGCAGCAGGGAGATGACCGCGCCCGGCACCGGCGTCTCCTCGTCCTCGTCCAGCACCTGCACCCGGAACACGGGCAGCGGCGCCAGCCAGATGCCGGGGAGCTCGAGTTCCCGCCCACCCGCGACACTCACGCGCACCCCGCGCGGCTCGGGGGGCATATAGCCCGGCGTGGACTCGAAATACAGCACATTGTCCCCCTCCGCCGCCGCGGCCCGGAATTCTCCCGACGGGCCGGACCGCAAAATGGCGGCCACGTTTCCCGCGCTCTCCAGCCGGATGCGCGCGCCCTCGATGGGCAGGCCGGTGGAGGCGTCCGCGATGACGCCGCGCACCGTGCCCGTGCCCGCCAATCCCAGATGCACCGAGGTTTCCAGGGATTCGCCCGTGATGGTGACCCGCTGCCAGCCGGGGGTGGCCTGGCCCGCCGCCGTCGCCTGCGCCAGGTACACCCCCGGTTTCAGCCGGAGGTTGAACACGCCGAAAGCATCCGTCCGGGCCACCGCCGAGTCATGGGGCGGCTGGGCGCTCCGCAGAATGACCGCCGCGCC
This window encodes:
- a CDS encoding glycoside hydrolase family 127 protein: MSRIVVLSLCLCLWGIAAQGQPAGEFAARINLAHQRFTQVTEPAFSDDFILADVKLDPAYPRRFDEFSGDISGRFIGAVSMMSNGAEDDAWLHRLVAELLKHQRPDGRFGKESLSFAAADVGPEQMALLWGNGRLLVGLLEYHQRFPEKKEALEAAVRLGDFLLRVFDDCAKPEVIERLRGKAANGFICFTQFNEGLELLARATGNGQYRDTARKMEPLLETRGDQHTHGYLTTLRGHMMIYESTGETALLDAVKARYQDLLDSGAVMLNGGLLEYFKPDYNRDEGCSEADFLRLCLQLWKATDDIQYLNQAELCLYNIFGANQFETGDFGHRCYDGRGYVGHPGAGRAWWCCTMHGHRAFRDVMDAVVTPVKKEFQGREMAGIQINLWMEGRWEVGGTVLLIERIPHREGKPELAFRVTMEKAPETETLIVWRDPYWIKGSERHVPSALPVQEGPEGSIDFFMRKGLPNMESMPTTIMPKTGKFAIYMDCAFRFLDRQNNEYTLNDLPADTPKELAIFYGPWLMGVDDHYDPMFHGEPYDNNVLLVPGGEELDPETSFEGPPPSPAQRQIFFEKSPESPLQSGPRLRLTYRHGGFPDPCTVVMRPVAEQTAHPQCTVSFWHQVQRMP
- a CDS encoding carboxypeptidase regulatory-like domain-containing protein; translated protein: MWKPRPRAMTNALVLLCLLCPCVPVLAAPLSLSGTVRDGEGQPVAGAEVWVTQDRRVRRTRTDEAGRFGVADLSVAPTELVVLKEGHALAGSTGLLTQNRDLELVLTPAATLPLRVTNREFVPVPGARVRSMVISDTFSVPVEDLVPEGFPSLRTNDKGELDIPAVPPGGFVKLVMAHIKYADSSVAYLPVQDRRRDIQLYEGIPVRGRVTGVDGAGVAAARVSIFQTGVEGQREAAEVLTDPEGFYNTRVPDGPYWMTARHPDHASPAPVSVDVKEGGAVQDLAMLAPRDLEGRVLLPDRTPCPGMRLGYRVGGVLYEETFTDDRGAFRLRVGVPDGELLLAPPPGFRTEDLPRIPVQFGDAMKVRLPDIRLKELPRFAGRAVLPEGTPEEGRVIVTSLDLPSPVRFLSNPEGRFEIRLDYQPDQNTVTFRAEHTLRFLRKDFTVRMDQTGGVEITLEPFDPDLSERPADLARNNLSPLLGKPAPAVECSDWFNTQPLSLDALRGKVVVLHFWGGFDNSPFAMAQLAELRAVYDAYQGAGDVLVLGIHDASSEADEIQEYLGRLDVRFPVGRDADPFVTFTGYGIVAIPHTVLLDKKGEPRFYQTEGRLLELIKALRRE
- a CDS encoding carboxypeptidase regulatory-like domain-containing protein, with the protein product MTTRFCALACALMLAAFSVAAQNTVLSGRVVDADGTPVPGAAVFVEPGQGGELVRVAADTQGDFQLEGPFTGGVGLFAVAPGRSFGGVHLNLALGEREEGLRLVLDAPSSLSGKVTTDKNAPVAGARITRIGLVGPSKVGIPLAKLAAFGFEEPATDREGRFTVTGLPSGGRVAVKVGHPEYAQEAVDDLVPGNGNVAIRMWRGVTVRGEVRLRGDQSPVSGAAVILRSAQPPHDSAVARTDAFGVFNLRLKPGVYLAQATAAGQATPGWQRVTITGESLETSVHLGLAGTGTVRGVIADASTGLPIEGARIRLESAGNVAAILRSGPSGEFRAAAAEGDNVLYFESTPGYMPPEPRGVRVSVAGGRELELPGIWLAPLPVFRVQVLDEDEETPVPGAVISLLRPRQFGWLASGADGWAEIRIANLPPDGRIVGLVEHPGKPSGAVFSLARSDAAGAAVKLLPLASVSGRVVDGKGAPLPNIIVGAVYPDSPENDPLLLWRTVTGPDGAFRWNAVVPGVPQHCAAYGGGSAQGEGMPFNLAPAAAKELDSITLAEGAARAGTAPPQKVDWRKNRLLCGAAPAGGARPAVVVYCEAHEAGAAIEGLHGALVSANLQSKWDAAVVVRGGYSCTDAPLPVYAGSAPDPAGTLLVDPDGKVTLRTFGLPPLRSLAAPR